A window of Lacibacter sediminis contains these coding sequences:
- a CDS encoding 3-keto-disaccharide hydrolase, whose protein sequence is MRFLRITAVLFSVVFLLSATNKKPKWVSLFDGKTLNGWKVGSNPETFKVEDGAIVVNGKVAHLFYDGKAGNHDFKNFELKLDIMTMPGSNSGVYIHTQYQESSWPKKGYEVQVNNSQGDWRRTGGLYAVQDIKEPPAKDNEWFTMHIVVKNKNIKVSVNNKQLVDYTEPENAVREKGMEGRLLSSGTIALQGHDPNSKVLYKNIQLKVLD, encoded by the coding sequence ATGCGTTTTCTCAGAATTACAGCAGTGTTATTTTCCGTTGTTTTTTTACTTTCAGCAACAAACAAAAAACCAAAATGGGTTTCTTTGTTTGATGGTAAAACACTCAATGGATGGAAAGTAGGTTCCAATCCCGAAACATTTAAAGTGGAAGATGGCGCCATTGTGGTGAATGGAAAAGTAGCGCATTTGTTTTATGATGGAAAAGCAGGCAATCACGACTTTAAAAATTTTGAACTGAAACTTGATATCATGACCATGCCCGGTTCTAACTCCGGCGTATATATTCACACACAATACCAGGAAAGCTCATGGCCAAAGAAAGGATATGAAGTGCAGGTGAATAATTCACAGGGCGACTGGCGCCGCACAGGTGGTTTATATGCTGTACAGGATATTAAAGAACCACCGGCAAAAGACAACGAATGGTTTACGATGCACATTGTGGTGAAGAATAAAAACATCAAAGTTTCGGTAAATAATAAGCAGCTGGTTGATTATACAGAACCCGAAAATGCTGTGCGTGAAAAAGGAATGGAAGGCCGCTTACTCAGCAGCGGCACGATTGCATTACAAGGTCATGATCCAAACAGTAAAGTGCTGTACAAAAACATTCAGCTGAAAGTGCTGGATTAA
- the nadA gene encoding quinolinate synthase NadA, whose protein sequence is MNTMLVTDPKINVEKNGFLNIELDPELDLFAEIERLKKEKNAIILAHYYQEPDIQDVADYIGDSLGLAQKAEKTDADIIVFAGVHFMAETAKILNPTKKVVIPDLKAGCSLSDSCPPPLFEQFKQKHPDHLVISYINCSAGIKALSDIICTSSNAQKIVESLPREQKIIFAPDKNLGAYINKVTGRNMVLWNGACMVHEIFSVEKITKLKLRHPNAKVIAHPECEEPVLKLADFIGSTTQLLKYTEKDNSQEYIVATETGILHQMIKSNPHKTFIPAPPDNSCACNDCPHMKRNTLEKIYLCMEYEMPEITMDEELRLAAKKPIDRMLELSAQFGLI, encoded by the coding sequence ATGAACACAATGCTTGTAACTGATCCAAAGATAAACGTTGAAAAAAATGGATTTTTAAATATTGAGCTGGATCCTGAATTGGATCTTTTCGCAGAAATTGAGCGACTCAAAAAAGAAAAAAATGCCATTATCCTGGCGCACTACTACCAGGAACCGGATATCCAGGACGTGGCCGATTACATTGGCGATAGCCTTGGCTTGGCGCAAAAAGCAGAAAAAACAGATGCCGATATCATTGTTTTTGCCGGCGTACATTTCATGGCAGAAACGGCTAAGATCCTGAACCCCACCAAAAAAGTGGTGATTCCTGATCTGAAAGCAGGTTGTTCACTCAGCGATAGCTGTCCACCACCACTCTTTGAGCAATTCAAGCAAAAACATCCTGATCACCTTGTGATCTCTTACATCAACTGCAGTGCCGGTATAAAAGCGTTGAGCGACATTATTTGCACCAGCAGTAATGCACAGAAAATTGTTGAAAGTCTGCCCAGAGAACAAAAGATCATTTTTGCGCCCGATAAAAACCTGGGTGCCTATATCAACAAAGTAACAGGCCGCAACATGGTGTTGTGGAACGGTGCCTGTATGGTACATGAAATATTCAGTGTTGAGAAAATTACCAAGCTGAAACTTCGCCATCCAAATGCAAAAGTGATTGCTCATCCTGAATGTGAAGAACCGGTGTTGAAACTGGCTGATTTTATCGGAAGCACCACACAATTGCTCAAATACACCGAGAAAGACAACAGTCAGGAATATATTGTGGCAACAGAAACGGGTATTCTGCATCAAATGATCAAGAGTAATCCACACAAGACCTTTATACCTGCTCCTCCTGACAACTCCTGTGCATGTAACGATTGTCCGCATATGAAGCGGAATACACTTGAAAAGATCTACCTGTGTATGGAATATGAAATGCCGGAGATTACAATGGATGAAGAGTTACGGTTAGCAGCAAAGAAACCAATTGACCGTATGCTTGAATTAAGCGCCCAGTTTGGATTGATCTAG
- a CDS encoding TonB-dependent receptor has product MQQFRLLAFACIILLSCFSANAQHSFKAVVKNEQDQPLAAATAVIQQLNRSAVADSNGVVIVKDLPAGVYAVLFSHVGYETKTVSVQLPMAADSTFVVILEEKEHEEEEEIIITSTRTSRYIANIPTRIETISGEELEEKGNMKPGDIRMMLNESTGIQTQQTSATSYNSSIRIQGLDGKYTQLLRDGFPLYSGFSGGLGLLQIVPLDLKQVEVIKGASSTLYGGGAIAGLVNLVSRTPGEERQLNFLLNGTSALGLDASGFYSQKFKKVGTTLFASFNVGTPYDPADIGLTAIPKFRRYTVNPKLFLYLNERSTINIGVNGTFEDRVGGDLNYIKDPAGNSNLYFEENKTTRISTQAGYDYNINPQSKFSLKNSVSFYKRSIAVPGFRFAGLQTASFSEASYRHENEQLEWITGMNLWTDQFSQNDPSSGSKVNYTHTTVGLFVQNTWNATEQFILETGVRGDYQNQYGFFALPRISALYKFTSQFSMRVGGGLGYKTPTVFTEDAERIQFRNVMPIDVANTKAEESIGGNLDLNYKTKLGEEVELSINTLFFYTKVNNPLVLVADVNNLYRFQQPNGFIDTKGMEANVKISYADFKLFIGYTLADVQQRYNGNSSTFPLVAKHRLNNVLMYEIEEKLKLGLEAYYFSKQQLNDGATGKPYWICGFMAEKLWERFSVFINFENFLNTKQTRFDTIYTGSINNPSFRDIYAPVDGFVVNGGIKIRL; this is encoded by the coding sequence ATGCAACAGTTCAGATTGCTCGCCTTCGCCTGTATTATTTTGTTGTCCTGTTTTTCAGCCAATGCACAACATAGTTTTAAAGCAGTGGTGAAAAATGAACAGGATCAACCGCTGGCGGCTGCCACTGCAGTTATTCAACAACTCAACAGGTCAGCAGTTGCAGATAGTAACGGCGTTGTGATAGTAAAGGACTTACCTGCAGGGGTCTATGCTGTTTTGTTTTCGCATGTGGGTTATGAAACAAAAACAGTTTCGGTTCAACTGCCCATGGCAGCCGACAGCACGTTTGTTGTAATACTCGAAGAAAAAGAACACGAAGAGGAAGAAGAGATCATCATCACTTCCACAAGAACCAGCAGGTATATCGCCAATATTCCCACACGTATTGAAACCATTTCCGGTGAAGAGCTGGAAGAAAAAGGCAATATGAAGCCGGGTGATATCCGCATGATGCTGAATGAAAGTACCGGTATTCAAACACAGCAAACTTCGGCTACGTCTTATAACTCCAGCATACGTATACAAGGTCTTGATGGAAAGTACACACAATTGTTGCGTGATGGTTTTCCGTTGTACTCGGGTTTTTCGGGCGGACTTGGTTTATTACAAATTGTGCCGCTCGATCTCAAACAGGTGGAAGTGATCAAAGGCGCATCCTCTACCTTATATGGCGGCGGCGCTATTGCCGGTTTGGTGAATCTTGTTTCAAGAACACCTGGCGAAGAACGTCAACTTAACTTTTTATTGAACGGAACTTCTGCATTGGGTTTAGATGCCAGTGGTTTTTATTCGCAGAAATTTAAGAAAGTTGGTACCACTTTGTTTGCTTCGTTCAATGTAGGAACGCCTTATGATCCGGCCGATATTGGTTTAACAGCTATTCCAAAATTCAGACGCTATACCGTTAATCCAAAACTGTTTCTTTATCTGAACGAACGAAGCACAATTAATATTGGTGTGAATGGCACATTTGAAGACAGGGTTGGTGGTGATTTGAATTATATTAAAGATCCTGCGGGCAACAGCAATCTCTATTTTGAAGAAAATAAAACTACACGTATCAGCACGCAGGCAGGTTATGATTACAACATCAATCCGCAATCGAAGTTTTCATTAAAGAACAGTGTAAGTTTTTACAAGCGCAGTATTGCTGTTCCGGGTTTTCGGTTTGCCGGTTTACAAACAGCATCGTTCAGTGAAGCAAGTTATCGTCATGAAAACGAACAGCTCGAATGGATCACGGGTATGAATCTGTGGACCGATCAGTTCTCTCAAAATGATCCTTCATCCGGTTCCAAAGTAAATTATACGCATACAACTGTTGGTCTCTTTGTACAAAACACCTGGAATGCAACCGAACAATTTATTCTTGAAACAGGAGTACGTGGCGATTATCAAAACCAGTATGGATTTTTTGCATTGCCGAGAATTTCTGCGTTGTATAAATTCACTTCACAATTTTCGATGCGTGTTGGCGGTGGCCTTGGTTACAAAACTCCAACTGTATTCACAGAGGATGCGGAGCGTATTCAGTTCCGAAATGTAATGCCCATTGATGTTGCCAATACGAAAGCAGAAGAATCAATTGGTGGTAATCTCGATCTTAACTACAAAACAAAACTGGGTGAGGAAGTTGAATTATCGATCAACACACTTTTCTTTTATACCAAAGTAAACAATCCACTGGTGCTTGTTGCAGATGTGAACAATTTGTATCGTTTTCAACAACCAAATGGTTTTATTGACACAAAGGGTATGGAGGCCAATGTGAAAATATCTTATGCTGATTTTAAACTGTTCATTGGTTATACACTTGCTGATGTACAGCAACGCTACAATGGAAACAGCAGCACATTTCCACTTGTAGCTAAACACCGTTTGAATAATGTATTGATGTATGAAATTGAAGAAAAATTAAAGCTGGGTTTAGAAGCCTATTATTTCAGTAAGCAACAATTGAATGATGGTGCAACCGGCAAACCTTACTGGATCTGTGGTTTTATGGCAGAAAAGTTATGGGAACGTTTTTCTGTATTCATCAATTTTGAAAACTTTCTTAATACAAAACAAACAAGATTTGATACCATCTACACCGGTTCCATTAACAACCCAAGCTTCCGTGATATTTATGCACCGGTTGATGGGTTTGTGGTGAACGGCGGTATTAAGATCAGGTTGTAA
- the kdsB gene encoding 3-deoxy-manno-octulosonate cytidylyltransferase — protein MHIIAVIPARYAATRFPAKLMQMLGTKTVIRHTYENTVATGLFTDVLVVTDSDIIFREISSNGGKVVMSSKEHESGTDRIAEAVKDMDVDVVINVQGDEPFVQKSSLEKLCRIFQDQSVQVGSLMHVITDEQQIYDPNCVKVVVNNQMDALYFSRSVIPYKRDASTAISFYKHIGMYGYRKEILLRFTALPASLLEQTEKLEQLRLLENGYRIRMAVTEPVGVSIDTPDDLEKAKLLL, from the coding sequence ATGCATATCATTGCTGTTATACCTGCCCGTTATGCGGCTACAAGATTTCCTGCCAAACTGATGCAGATGCTGGGAACTAAAACAGTTATCCGTCATACTTATGAAAATACAGTTGCTACCGGGTTGTTTACAGATGTGCTGGTGGTAACAGACAGCGATATTATTTTCAGGGAAATCAGTTCTAACGGTGGTAAAGTTGTAATGAGCAGCAAAGAACATGAAAGCGGTACAGACCGTATTGCAGAAGCTGTAAAAGACATGGATGTTGATGTGGTGATCAATGTGCAGGGTGATGAACCATTTGTACAAAAATCTTCTCTGGAAAAATTATGCAGGATCTTTCAAGATCAGTCGGTGCAGGTTGGTTCGTTGATGCATGTAATTACAGATGAACAACAGATCTACGATCCTAATTGTGTGAAAGTGGTGGTGAATAACCAAATGGATGCTCTTTATTTCAGTCGCAGTGTTATTCCTTACAAAAGAGATGCTTCAACTGCCATTTCGTTTTATAAACATATTGGCATGTATGGCTACAGAAAAGAGATTTTACTCCGGTTTACGGCTTTGCCTGCCTCATTATTAGAACAAACAGAGAAATTAGAGCAGCTTCGGCTCTTAGAGAACGGTTATCGTATACGAATGGCTGTAACTGAACCTGTTGGCGTTTCTATCGATACTCCCGACGATTTAGAGAAGGCAAAACTGCTTTTATAA
- the gloA2 gene encoding SMU1112c/YaeR family gloxylase I-like metalloprotein — protein sequence MLSRVHHIAIICSDYERAKKFYTEVLQLSVVREVYRKERDSYKLDLALNGEYIIELFSFPAPPPRPSRPEAQGLRHLAFAVENLETVLEHLKQHNVEAEPIRIDEFTNKRFTFIADADGLPIEFYED from the coding sequence ATGCTCAGTCGTGTTCATCATATTGCCATCATCTGTTCAGATTACGAACGGGCGAAAAAATTTTATACGGAGGTACTTCAACTTTCTGTTGTACGTGAAGTGTATCGCAAAGAACGGGATTCCTATAAACTCGATCTTGCATTGAATGGTGAGTATATTATTGAACTCTTTTCTTTTCCAGCACCACCACCACGTCCTTCAAGACCGGAAGCACAAGGGCTTCGTCATTTAGCATTTGCAGTAGAAAATCTTGAAACAGTATTGGAACATTTGAAACAACACAATGTAGAAGCAGAACCAATCCGCATCGATGAGTTCACCAACAAACGATTTACATTTATTGCCGATGCCGATGGATTACCAATTGAATTTTACGAAGACTGA